The window TACAACTACGGCCATGACGAGCGAAAAACCGGAGTTTGACGATTTCGGCCTACCCATCAGACGATACGTGCTACCGCCTCCCGAGGAAACCGATCAGACGACCGATTCCCAACCCGACCCGCAGGAGCTCGTGGCCGAGCCAACACAAGACGAAAAGGAAGCGAACAGCACCAAAGAAACGAAAGCGGCGGAAGACAAGAATACAGCCGGCACTGATGCCGAGTCAGAAAGCGATGATGACTTCAGGGATGCACAGTCCGAACAGCCCGCCACTGCCGCTGCCTCGGGAGCCAACTCGAACACACCCTCAACGCCTATTACTGCAAATCTGGACAAAGACAAAAACCTATacaagccggcgccggcaagtACGAACAAAGATAGCGAGGGCCAGAATGCCGCAgatgagagagaagaagagaagggggtggtggaCCAGCCACGAGAGGTAACTGTCGAGAGGCCCAGTGCAGAGAAACGGTCGACAGCGGAAGATGAGGCAACGAAAGAGATCGCAACGAGCAGAGACCAAAATGTCGCGCTCAACGgaaaggtcgaggagacggatGCAGCAGAGCCACAACGGTCGGCGCCTGCTGTTGAACTGGACGGGAACCGACCAGAATCTCCTGCAAAACTGGTCGATAAGGCAGATGAGCCTGAACCCAAGGCAGCCGAATCTTCTCCTCCAATTGCCCGTCACAAAAGAGATAACAGCACCGCTAGCAATGTGGTCATGTCCGAGTTTTCGCACCAGCAGCTGACATCGGAcaaaaaggaggaagaagacaaggAGGACGCTGACTGGCAGGCGATGCCAGCATATGCTCCCTATGACATTTATGATGACGACAACAGGCTGGTTGCAAAGGAGTACAcggctgaagaagaagaggaaacaTACGGTTACGGTGGACTGGGAGGCGCAGGGAAAGGATATACCCGAGTgatcatggacgacgacgccgaatCAGCAACAAGTATGGACGACAATACCCAGTACCTCTTCAAGGAAGTCAATGGTACGAGCATTGGCGAAGACGATAGCGAGGCACGTGATGCCGTATCTCAGATGCAGGCGACCAAGGACCTGCTCACCGAAGGGCAGAGAATCGCCTACGTGGGACTGACGAGACTGGAGATCCACAACATGGTTAAGGAGGCCGAGAGTGTTGAACACACAAGGTCTACGAAGAAGGAGGTCAACATGTCCGCCGAATCAACCAAGATGTGGGGACAGAAGATGATGGTCCGTCTGTACTCTCACATGGACATCAGCTCCGCAGAGCAGATCATGGTCGAGCAACTGAGCGACCACGGCGTTGTGCCCTCCGACTTGACACCGATATTGATGGCCAATGCACGGGTCAAAAATCCCATGGCTGAGGATGAAGCCCGGAGTTCAGTGTCTCTCTCGTCGCCCAAGactctccctcccccttcacCTGCCCTCTCTcaggacgagaaggccgccgaagCCCCGCCACCATACAAAACTCATGAGGTAGAAGAGTTGCCCCCTGTCAAGACCCCGGCTCAGATGGTCACGTCTGACAAGATTGATATCGACCTGCGGTGGACAGTACTATGCGATCTCTTCTTACTTTTAATTGCCGACTCCGTATATGATTGTCGGTCTAGAATATTGCTGGAGCGAGTCGGCAAGAGTCTCGAGATTGAATGGCTGGATGTTAGAAAATTCGAAAAGAAGGTGACGGATGCGTTGGAAAtgcagcaggccgccgagaaaGAGAACTGGAACGAGGATGAACACATGGAGCATAGGAGGAAACAGGCTCTTAGGAAACGTTATATGATGATGGGCTTGGCCACCGTCGGTGGCGGGCTGGTCATCGGCTTGTCGGCTGGTCTACTTGCTCCTGTCATTGGTGCTGGATTGGCAGCCGGATTCACCACTATTGGAGTAACCGGCACGTCAACTTTCCTGGGAGGGGTCGGCGGGGCTGCTATTATCACATCAAGCGCAGCAGCTTCTGGCAGCGTTATTGGTGTTCGAGCCGCGAACAGACGAACGGGGGCTGTCAAGACCTTCGAGTACCGGCCGTTACACAACAACAAGCGAGTCCATCTTGTGGTGACGGTGGCCGGATGGATGACGGGCAAGGTGGACGACGTTCGCTTGCCTTTCAGCACGGTGGATCCCATCATGGGTGACCTGTACTCGGTTTATTGGGAGCCTGAAATGCTAAGGAGTATGGGTGACACCATCAACATTCTTGCTACGGAGGTGAGTCGAGTCGTCATCTTCCGTCCGTTGTCCGTGTCTAACAACCACTAGGCTCTCACCCAAGGGCTCCAGCAGGTCTTAGCAAGCACCATCTTGACAAGTTTAATGGCCGCCCTGTCGTTGCCGGTAGTCTTGACGAAGCTGGCGTACTTGATTGACAACCCATGGAGTGTCTCGCAGGACAGAGCTTGGGCTGCGGGTCTGATTCTGGCGGATTCACTAATCGACAGAAACTTGGGTACACGCCCAGTAACCCTTGTTGGATATTCACTCGGATCGCGAGTAATTTTCTCTTGCCTACTGGAGttggcgaggaagggggcATACGGCGTGGTGCAGAACGTCTACCTGTTCGGATCGCCCCTCATCATCAAGAAAGACGAGTACCTGCGAGCACGCACTGTCGTGCCCGGGAGGTTCGTGAACGGATACAGCAGCAACGACTGGATTCTTGCCTACCTCTTCCGGTTAACCGGCGGTGGCCCTCGCAAAGTGGCCGGTTTGACCGCCATTGAAGAGCTGCCGTGGATTGAAAATTTTGACGTGACGGAGTTCGTCAAGGGGCACATGGAGTACCGGAAGGCCATGCCACGTCTCCTCCGGGAATGCGGCTGGCTCGTGGAGAGCGACGAATTTAGCGAAATCGAGGACCCGGACCCGGAGAACCATCAGGAGCGCCAGCGCGAACTTATCAACGAGATTGAGGAGGCCCGTAAGGAGCTCGAAAGGGAagggcagaagaagaagagcagatTCTCTATCTTCGGACGGGGGAAGAAGACCGACAAGGAAAAGTGGGAGATCTATGAAGACTCGACTAAAGACGGAAGCAAGCCGAACCCGAGGACGGAAGACAAGGAGGGCAACAACCACGGTGTCCtgttcgacgtcgaggccatccGAGCCGAGCTGGCAAAGGAGAAGAACACATCGACGCAGGAGGACCCCGAGGAGTTCCAAGTGAAGGAGCTGAAGTCTACGCTTCCGCCGATGAAGCTCGACTTGAATTCGTCAAACTCATCGCTGAACCCGCGGGACAATCTGCGCGAAACAAAGAGCGCATACGCTGTGCCGAGTCGTGCATCGTACGAGACCACAGGCTCGTACTCTTACACGCCGGAGCGGACACCGACGTTCCGCTCGAGCCAGACGTTCTCGCCGACGCAGAGGGCCGTGTCGCCATACCACGCGGCGCCGTCcccgctcgaggaggaggttgagaTGACGTTCGACACCTCTTTCCACgacccgccgccggcgccgccggcgccgcggcctccCCCGAAAGATGATCCTCCCACACGGCCCGAGATGAAGTCGGCGCAGACGGTCCCTAATATGACGGCGTCGAACCCATGGGCAGatatcgacgacgacgatgattttgggaaggagaaggagataCAAATGACTTTTGCATAATCGGATGAATGAGAGACGGCGCATCGAGTTTTTCTTCACTGTCTTCCATATTTGTTTCATTTTGCAGCTCTCCCCGCGAGTGTTGTTGCTGCGTTTGAGGAAATACGGACACGGCGCGAACGAGGCATATTCACGCTCGTCCCATCCTGTACAAATGGTATGCAGTTGGTCTTTTGTTGGGCCTCAGCGTTTGGTTATGCTGCAGCAAATCGGTAGGACTTTTCGAGTACATAGTTCGTCTGCTATGAAGCGGAAAATAATACTACAGATGGAGAGTACACTCTCCCTTATCACTCACGGACAATAGACTTCCAGGTAGAAATATGGCGTGCACTGTATCCTTCTGACGTGCcgagagagggaggcggTGTCAGCGCTCTCGAGCTGCGTGTTTTGAGTATCGATCTGATCTGGACCTCTCCCCTCCACTTTGGTCGAGTGGGATAGCTACGCAGGGTTTCGCGAGTCCATATGCAGAGACTGCCTATGCCCCGAGTTGTTTGCTTCCCCTGCGTGGCCCTTTGCCGGGCGAGATATGACGCCCGACGGACAattgacggcgtcggcggttGTTGGTTCGATCTGTTTGCGTGGCACATGCATGCTGCAGGAGAGACAGGGGCGATAAGAACGATCCCTGTGGACAAATGACGGTTGGGCCTGTTGGGAAatcgccggcatcgaggtTGACAAAGGGGCGGCCCCTGGGAGACACCCAGCGCGGCCgtccgccatggccaagtGCGAACCACGacagagagaagaggagcaCGTAAACGAGCGACGGGCGAGTTACCGGTGAAGTGGAGACGTAGATCTCGGGGATAGGTACGGATGCAGATGGTAGCTATTCAAAGGCGCCTGTTGGACCTCTGGGTTACGGGACTTCGACGGCATGGACGGGGAAGTGTCACATAATCACGTTTGAGATCAGGCAGAGCCGGCCGGGGGCGGGCTGACCAAGTGGAATTGGTGGGGTCAGATCGGCAGGCAGCagaaggaagggaaggggatgtCGGCGGTCAAGGTATACGGCTCCGACGCAGcggggatgaggatgaggatggggacggggacggggacgggggacGGTAATAAGATGAGATGGGAGTTCATCTCTCGAGGGTAGAAGAAGTCCGACATCGAGAAACAAAAGTTAAGATGGGCGTGGGTTACGGGACGACGGCCGTGCGAGGACACGAGAAACACAGCTGCACCGCAGTCTGTCTATAATGCTTCTTTGTTGGCGGGCATGTTTACACATACACGAGCCGACACCCGTCCCCGTCAACCTTGGTGGTGCGAACCCTTCTCAATTCGAGCGTCGGCACAAGCAACGACAAGAAGGATTGGCATCGCCCCGTCCAACATCAGCCGCAGCGGCACTAGCAGGATGGCGCTAGACCATTGGCGGCCAcgtctgcctgcctgcctgttCGCCAGTCTACACTACTGTGCTTCTCATGCATGCTTCTCTCGCAGACTCGCTCTACATGTCTGCAGGGGGCGCGGGCGTCTTTGTTTCAATTAATAGCATCATGCCCGCGCCCACGTTCCATTGGATGGTGCTTGTTTGCCAAACGTGGGGCCATTTAGCGTCTCTGCTTCCGTCCAGCCTTACAAATTACCACCCTGGGACGTCTCTTTTCGGCCTAACCTCCTCGAGGAACGGTACACAACGGCTCTAGAGGGAGAGAAATGGACGGGAAACGACACGGAATAGTCGGTTCTTGTGAGGCCCGGTTCTTGACAGCCACCATCCAACAAGAGGGTTACACACTTCCTCACCTCGACTGTGTTTCCTTGGCTTCGCATCGAAACACTGCCCGGTAGCTATGGTGCAGCAGCTTACTGAGCGTTTGGGCCGATTTCGGGATTGCGCGTGATTTGATGATGAGGGTCTTGAAAGAACAAGTCTGCACGCTTCCGGGGAGGAGGCTTCGATGGGATTCGCGACCCTGCCACTGCCCTGAGGGGTGGTGCCTGTTGAATGGGCTCATGGATGCCACCGTGGACCCTACAGTCAATACTGTTGCTGTCCAGACGTTTTCAATTTTCAGAAGCGACAGCTTCCTACATAGTCTCCGACCTTGCTAGCAgcttgtcgccgaggtcaCCGCTCCTATTTGAAgaatgatgacgacgacgacgacgacgacgacgacgacgacaaaaACAGACATAGCCCCCTCGAATACGATGCTGCGAACTCGGCTCCACGAGGGGGGGAAACAGCGCCTCAAAAGAGACAAACGGCAATTCTCACATCTCTCGTCTGAACCAAAGTGCCAGGCCTGGGGTGGAAGAAGCGCCTTTGAATGGGTGAATGATCCAATGTCCATAAATCCTACCTTCCCACATTTCTTTGCGCGGCGCAACATTGGCGCGTGGCTTGGTGCAGACGGCGTAGCGCGGATCCCCCCATCCTGCACGCCAACCCAATCCAGGACATGGTTGTGCGTGTAAGTCGATGCAGCTTCCAGCACCAACGACCGGGCCAGGCGGGCGTCTCCAGCTGAACGTCCCAAAGCACCAACGCGCGCGCTCCAGTCAGCAAAACTGACCCAACGCCCCGCGGCCTGACCAACAAAAGCAGGACAGCAATATCCTCCCCTCCTGTCCGCCTTGAGACTCGCTTCCTCTCTCCTTGTGTCTACGGTTTTGTTCTGTCATTCTCTCTCGCATCCCTCTTCACATAGTAGTACAAGCCGAGCGGGTAGCAGGAGTGCTAGCAGGTGGCCGTCTCCCACTTTCCCAgactctctctcctctttcccTACCTGACTTTCCTAACCTCCTCATCCCTCCATTGATCCTGTTTTCCTCGATTTCCGAGTTTCACTTGTTCGATTCTTAACTCCATCTCCAAAGCGACGGGGGTTTCGACGAGAGGAATTGTGCTGGGCTTTGACGATACCGGTAGACTCAAACTGCTTCGTGACTTACACGAGAGCGGACCGAAGGATACTCGCGCCCGGCCATCGAAACCGATAGGCTTGGACACACCGAACGTTGCAGGCAACGGGACGACACGACGGCATATTGCTTTTTACTGTATTTCTTGGCAACTTGCCGCCTTTAGCAGAAATGGCATTGGCAATGAACGCCCCCTTCTCTGCACCGTTGGGACCCGTCAtcgccgatgacgccgacgacaacatcGCTTTTGGGACCGAAGAGTCTTCTCAGCCCCACTGGTCTGTCGAGCAAAAGGTCCCGGCGGACGAGACTACGCGCATGAACGATACCTTTACTCTCGCCTTCATCAACTCCACCCTGGGAACACAGCCAAATAGCCGTATCATCATGGTAGACGACATCACGCACCAAGTCAAATGGTCCCTCAATGGAGACCCCCAGCAGAAAATTGGGATTGTAAAGGTTACCTGGCTAGGTCAGATGGGTGGTGGGAATCAGACGATCGATCAGGCGGCTGCCAATTCGGAAGAGTCAACCCCACAACCCGTCGAGGCCTCTCGGGCGACGACTCACGCCATGCTGAGAGGTCGGATCAGCGCCGAGCCTAGTAAGAGTGAGTGTGCCATGTATTCAAATCCCGGCGACCTTAGGAATTGACCACTTCAGACTGCTCTGTCCACCGTTACTAATAGTTTGTTTCAGTGACATTGGGTCAGCACAGCGTCTTCCTGCCAGTCGGCGAACTGAGACAGGGCAAGAACCTGTCGCGTTATGAAAACGTGGACATGTATCTGACGGTTGAGTGGGAGTCGAGCAATGGAGCCCGCAGTACAACAAGCGGGGTGTTCACTGTTCTAGACGGCTTTGCACAGTATGACGAGACTGTAGAGAGATTTCGGGTCATGATGGCTACGGATTCGAAGAActttggcgaggagggccCCTCCAGCTCGGAATTGGGCCCGGATACTGCCTCGGGGCCAACAGcgtccgtcgtcgccacgaCTACTCTCTCATCCACCAGCCCATCGCTCGAGACCAGCGGGAATAGTAACAGTGGAAGTGTCAGGTCTGGCCTCCCTGCCGGTGCCATTGCCGGTATTGTCATCGGATCGGTGCTTGGCCTCGCTCTAATCGCCTTCCTGGTCTGGTTCTTcctccgtcggcgccgtcgcgcgGGCCACGTCTCGAACGGCGTCTACGGCCCCGATCACGGTCCTCACGAATACCTagccgacaaggagaaccGCGCCCACGCCACCGAGTCACCGCACTCTCCTTACTCCGACGACGGACAGAACGCCCAGCACGTGCCGAAACAGCAGCGCCACATCCAACGGGGTAgtggccaagaagctggcgTGCCCGCCTCTGTCGTCAGTGCTACGGAGCGTCGCATCCTGGCGCTGTacagcgaggaggagcaaACGCCCATCGTCACGAGGTCTGTGGAAGACATGACCCGCAACGGCGCACGATCGTCGACGCCAAACGTCAACGCAAACGTCTCGCATCTGATCGAAGATGGAATGACAGAGGACGAGATAAGGcgactggaggaggaagagctgGCGTTAGACGTCGCAATCGAGCGGGCTGGCCAGGGACAGCGTCAGGGACAGGAGCAGGGGCAACGTTAACAGCCATAGTCGTTGGTGGCCATGTCTGAACCCGTGCCCCCACCCCGGTCCCCCATTTTTAGTTCGCCAGAATGCGACTTCTTGTTGCATAGTTCTTGTTTGCTacccccttccttctctctttctttttcttcctgcTCCATTGTCACTGTAGCGGACTAGTTCTTCGTGTGTCGAATAGCATACATGCGGGTCAAGGCGTTTTGTAACCGCGGTGCCTTTAGTCGTTCGTTTCTGGAGGGTTCTTGAT is drawn from Colletotrichum destructivum chromosome 6, complete sequence and contains these coding sequences:
- a CDS encoding Putative alpha/Beta hydrolase; translation: MAGSGESVITANTNNPSPTTAVATVNTEEAQKRPNGTHAPQQPPTTTAMTSEKPEFDDFGLPIRRYVLPPPEETDQTTDSQPDPQELVAEPTQDEKEANSTKETKAAEDKNTAGTDAESESDDDFRDAQSEQPATAAASGANSNTPSTPITANLDKDKNLYKPAPASTNKDSEGQNAADEREEEKGVVDQPREVTVERPSAEKRSTAEDEATKEIATSRDQNVALNGKVEETDAAEPQRSAPAVELDGNRPESPAKLVDKADEPEPKAAESSPPIARHKRDNSTASNVVMSEFSHQQLTSDKKEEEDKEDADWQAMPAYAPYDIYDDDNRLVAKEYTAEEEEETYGYGGLGGAGKGYTRVIMDDDAESATSMDDNTQYLFKEVNGTSIGEDDSEARDAVSQMQATKDLLTEGQRIAYVGLTRLEIHNMVKEAESVEHTRSTKKEVNMSAESTKMWGQKMMVRLYSHMDISSAEQIMVEQLSDHGVVPSDLTPILMANARVKNPMAEDEARSSVSLSSPKTLPPPSPALSQDEKAAEAPPPYKTHEVEELPPVKTPAQMVTSDKIDIDLRWTVLCDLFLLLIADSVYDCRSRILLERVGKSLEIEWLDVRKFEKKVTDALEMQQAAEKENWNEDEHMEHRRKQALRKRYMMMGLATVGGGLVIGLSAGLLAPVIGAGLAAGFTTIGVTGTSTFLGGVGGAAIITSSAAASGSVIGVRAANRRTGAVKTFEYRPLHNNKRVHLVVTVAGWMTGKVDDVRLPFSTVDPIMGDLYSVYWEPEMLRSMGDTINILATEALTQGLQQVLASTILTSLMAALSLPVVLTKLAYLIDNPWSVSQDRAWAAGLILADSLIDRNLGTRPVTLVGYSLGSRVIFSCLLELARKGAYGVVQNVYLFGSPLIIKKDEYLRARTVVPGRFVNGYSSNDWILAYLFRLTGGGPRKVAGLTAIEELPWIENFDVTEFVKGHMEYRKAMPRLLRECGWLVESDEFSEIEDPDPENHQERQRELINEIEEARKELEREGQKKKSRFSIFGRGKKTDKEKWEIYEDSTKDGSKPNPRTEDKEGNNHGVLFDVEAIRAELAKEKNTSTQEDPEEFQVKELKSTLPPMKLDLNSSNSSLNPRDNLRETKSAYAVPSRASYETTGSYSYTPERTPTFRSSQTFSPTQRAVSPYHAAPSPLEEEVEMTFDTSFHDPPPAPPAPRPPPKDDPPTRPEMKSAQTVPNMTASNPWADIDDDDDFGKEKEIQMTFA